One window of Globicephala melas chromosome 5, mGloMel1.2, whole genome shotgun sequence genomic DNA carries:
- the HNRNPDL gene encoding heterogeneous nuclear ribonucleoprotein D-like, with translation MEVPPRLSHVPPPLFPSAPATLASRSLSHWRPRAPRQLAPLLPSLAPSSARQGARRAQRHVTAQQPSRLAGGAAIKGGRRRRPDLFRRHFKSSSIQRSAAAAAATRIARQRLPADNSAAMEDMNEYSNIEEFAEGSKINASKNQQDDGKMFIGGLSWDTSKKDLTEYLSRFGEVVDCTIKTDPVTGRSRGFGFVLFKDAASVDKVLEMKEHKLDGKLIDPKRAKALKGKEPPKKVFVGGLSPDTSEEQIKEYFGAFGEIENIELPMDTKTNERRGFCFITYTDEEPVKKLLESRYHQIGSGKCEIKVAQPKEVYRQQQQQQKGGRGAAAGGRGGTRGRGRGQGQNWNQGFNNYYDQGYGNYNSAYGGDQNYSGYGGYDYTGYNYGNYGYGQGYTDYSGQQSTYGKASRGGGNHQNNYQPY, from the exons ATGGAGGTCCCGCCCCGGCTTTCCCATGTGCCGCCGCCATTGTTCCCCTCCGCTCCCGCTACTTTAGCCTCCCGCAGCCTCTCCCATTGGCGGCCGAGGGCGCCGCGGCAGCTCGCCCCACTCCTCCCTTCGCTCGCTCCCAGCTCCGCCCGGCAGGGGGCGCGCCGGGCCCAGCGCCACGTCACCGCCCAGCAGCCCTCCCGATTGGCGGGTGGGGCGGCTATAAAGGGAGGGCGCAGGCGGCGCCCGGATCTCTTCCGCCGCCATTTTAAATCCAGCTCCATACAACGTTctgccgccgctgctgccgcGACACGGATTGCACGCCAGCGCCTCCCGGCCGATAACTCAGCCGCTATGGAAGACATGAACGAGTACAGCAACATAGAGGAATTTGCAGAGGGATCTAAGATCAACGCGAGCAAGAATCAGCAGGATGACGG TAAAATGTTTATTGGAGGCTTGAGCTGGGATACAAGCAAGAAAGATCTGACTGAATATTTGTCTCGATTTGGGGAAGTTGTAGACTGCACAATTAAAACAGATCCAGTCACTGGAAGATCAAGAGGATTTGGATTTGTGCTTTTCAAAGATGCTGCTAGTGTTGATAAG GTTTTGGAAATGAAAGAACACAAGCTGGATGGCAAATTGATAGACCCTAAAAGAGCCAAAGCTTTAAAAGGGAAGGAACCCCCTAAAAAGGTTTTTGTGGGTGGATTGAGCCCAGATACTtcagaagaacaaattaaagaatattttggagCCTTTGGAGAG ATTGAAAATATTGAACTTcccatggatacaaaaacaaatgaaagaagaggattttgttttattacatATACAGACGAAGAGCCAGTAAAGAAATTGTTAGAAAGCAGATATCATCAAATTGGTTCTGGGAAG tgtgaAATCAAAGTTGCACAACCCAAAGAGGTATATaggcagcaacagcaacaacaaaaaggaggaagaggtgcTGCAGCTGGTGGACGAGGTGGTACTAGGGGTCGTGGCCGAG GTCAGGGCCAAAACTGGAACCAAGGATTTAATAACTATTATGATCAAGGATATGGAAATTACAATAGTGCCTATGGTGGTGATCAAAACTATAGTGGCTATGGCGGCTATGATTATACTGGGTATAACTATGGGAACTATGGATATGGACAGGGATATACAGACTACAGTG GCCAACAGAGCACTTACGGCAAGGCATCTCGAGGGGGTGGCAATCACCAAAATAATTACCAGCCATACTAA